A stretch of DNA from Nitrospirota bacterium:
TGCCGGGGGCGGGATTTGAACCCGCACGGGCCTTGCGGCCCTCGGGATTTTAAGTCGCAAACCGCCCCATAGCCTACCCCTTAACAACTCCATAAAACATTTGATCTATGCGGATGTTACAGGAAGATCCGCTGAAATGTCAATACACGTGCAGAAGTGGCAAATGTGAGCAGATTAAACGCTCACAGGCACATTTTCAGGCACAAAATATCCAGATCACTGATGGGGGCCGGGGGCATACCCCTTCCATAGGTGCCATAGGGCGGTAAACGTGTCGTAATCCGACCGGTGGGGCTGCCCAACAGTAAGTGCTTCAGGAAGAAGGAGGTTTCTAATGGGTAATCGTTCTGAGAGATGTTCAAGATGTCTTTTTGAAGATTGTATGCTTACGGATGAGATGTCTCTGTATTGTGAGGTCTCCGCATCTCCGCAAGGAGATGCGGAGACCTCACCTTTCCTTGAAAATAAGGCTATAGGAATATCTCAAACATTATCAAATAACATCTGCCCGAATATGTATGGCTCTATTGAGGTCTATGATGATATGTTTGGCGTTCATCATGGGGTGGTAAGGGCAAGGAAATGCGGAAGATGGGATTGTCCTGTCTGTGGGAATAACAGGGTCAAGAAGATCAGGAAGAGATTAAAGGGGGCATTATATTATCGTTTCAGGGAGGTTCAAGAGTGGGATGAGTCTGACGGCTGGAAATATCTCAAGTTCCTTACCCTTACATGCTATCATAATTTTGATACCCCCCAGGAAGCATATAAGGTAATGTCTGAGGGCTGGAATAAACTCCTTACTGCCATGAAAAGGAAGTTCGGAAATATTGAGGTCTTTAAAGTTGTTGAGGCCCATAAAGATGGCTATCCCCATTTCCATATCCTTCTATGGACGAAAAAATTT
This window harbors:
- a CDS encoding replication endonuclease, with translation MGNRSERCSRCLFEDCMLTDEMSLYCEVSASPQGDAETSPFLENKAIGISQTLSNNICPNMYGSIEVYDDMFGVHHGVVRARKCGRWDCPVCGNNRVKKIRKRLKGALYYRFREVQEWDESDGWKYLKFLTLTCYHNFDTPQEAYKVMSEGWNKLLTAMKRKFGNIEVFKVVEAHKDGYPHFHILLWTKKFIPFDWIQEKWVKYGVGKFVNISNKTKKFENIKHVVNYVTKYLMKSVGDAVSWFKRWSQSRGFLMKQDKIKWWTGYHLHKLQDVEWLYEEVQAAGHWAEWHKDMRGFTYLAL